The following proteins are co-located in the Echinicola sp. 20G genome:
- a CDS encoding NAD(P)H-hydrate dehydratase produces MLEIISGRSVKKLDADFISDRGITSHRLMENAAQAFCDWFEKKYHRNDRVGICCGHGNNGGDGLAIARLLWRKGFDVVVFLVGDHENASADCRLNKELLPDKLPAVSLIDEDIQHIEFDFDIIIDALLGIGVNRPLSGDFLSLVKRLNKLINVNKIAVDIPSGLPSDDCVQGDAFIADITISFQFPKYSLLFPEHAGFVGHLKVANIGISQPFFGQFSEGKYYLQYKDVAKRHLRFGRFSHKGDFGKVLVCGGSYGSMGALKMASKAALRTGSGLVTCLAPKCGMGVLQNSLPEAQVLTGKGENELAGSMDWESLSRFDAIGIGPGMGTSQASSCFLGKFLENYKGPLVIDADGINILAKQPGLLSYLNENVILTPHVKEFERLVGPCQNHKERLDKALEFSQTHGCILILKGAHTAISLPNGKQYFNSTGNKHMATGGSGDVLTGMITSFLGQGYSVENAAVCGVYQHGLAGQIASKNRLRGTIASDIVEAIPRTYVLLKID; encoded by the coding sequence ATGCTTGAGATAATTTCTGGAAGGTCTGTAAAGAAATTGGATGCCGACTTTATTAGTGATAGAGGAATTACGTCGCACCGACTTATGGAAAATGCTGCCCAGGCATTTTGTGATTGGTTTGAAAAGAAATATCATAGAAATGATCGAGTTGGTATTTGCTGTGGGCACGGTAATAACGGAGGTGATGGTCTAGCAATTGCCAGGTTATTATGGAGAAAAGGCTTTGATGTAGTTGTTTTTTTGGTAGGAGATCATGAGAATGCATCAGCCGATTGTAGATTAAATAAGGAATTACTGCCAGACAAACTTCCTGCAGTTAGTTTAATAGACGAGGATATCCAACACATCGAATTTGATTTTGATATAATCATAGATGCCTTGTTGGGTATTGGTGTTAATAGGCCATTGTCCGGTGATTTTTTGTCTTTGGTTAAGAGGTTAAACAAGCTGATTAATGTAAATAAAATAGCAGTAGATATTCCTTCCGGTTTACCATCGGATGATTGTGTTCAAGGGGATGCCTTTATTGCAGATATTACTATAAGTTTTCAATTTCCGAAATACTCCTTGCTATTTCCAGAACATGCAGGATTTGTTGGTCATTTGAAGGTAGCAAATATTGGTATTAGTCAGCCATTCTTTGGACAGTTTTCTGAAGGTAAGTATTATTTGCAGTACAAAGACGTGGCTAAGCGGCATTTAAGATTTGGAAGGTTTAGCCATAAGGGGGATTTTGGAAAAGTTTTAGTTTGTGGTGGAAGTTATGGTTCTATGGGGGCTTTGAAAATGGCATCCAAAGCAGCATTGAGGACAGGAAGTGGCCTAGTGACTTGCTTAGCTCCTAAGTGTGGCATGGGCGTATTACAAAACAGTTTGCCTGAAGCACAAGTTTTAACTGGAAAAGGTGAAAATGAATTGGCAGGTTCAATGGACTGGGAAAGTTTATCCCGATTTGATGCAATTGGTATAGGACCTGGAATGGGGACAAGCCAAGCCTCTAGCTGTTTTCTAGGAAAATTTCTTGAAAATTATAAAGGCCCTTTGGTAATTGATGCGGATGGTATAAATATCCTAGCCAAACAACCAGGTCTTCTGAGTTATTTGAATGAGAATGTAATCCTTACCCCGCATGTAAAGGAATTTGAAAGACTGGTAGGCCCTTGCCAAAATCATAAGGAAAGGCTTGACAAGGCTCTGGAATTTTCTCAGACACATGGATGCATATTAATCCTTAAAGGGGCGCATACTGCAATTTCACTTCCTAATGGAAAACAATATTTTAATTCAACAGGAAATAAGCATATGGCAACTGGAGGTTCTGGCGATGTGCTTACAGGAATGATTACCTCTTTTCTTGGTCAGGGTTATTCTGTTGAAAATGCAGCCGTTTGTGGAGTTTATCAACATGGATTGGCAGGACAGATAGCTTCAAAAAATAGATTAAGGGGGACAATAGCTTCTGATATTGTTGAGGCGATCCCAAGGACATATGTTTTACTGAAAATAGACTAG
- a CDS encoding TatD family hydrolase — protein MHFIDTHAHIYSKKYDSDRDEVIQRCRENGVDKIYMPNVDVESIDSMLEAEQKYPDMCIPMMGLHPCDVKKGFEKELYIMEDWLAKREFVAIGEIGTDLYWDKSLFELQKEALKIQVAWAKEKHLPIILHCRESIDETIEIIKQEKDDRLTGIFHCFTGSISQAKEIIDMGFLLGIGGVSTFKNGGLDKVLPEIGLENLVLETDGPYLAPVPHRGKRNSPEYIPIIAERVGDLTESTIDKVAEITNLNANKVFNRSNV, from the coding sequence ATGCATTTTATTGATACCCACGCCCATATTTATTCCAAAAAGTACGATAGTGATAGAGATGAGGTGATTCAACGGTGTAGGGAGAATGGTGTGGATAAGATATATATGCCCAATGTGGATGTGGAATCCATTGACTCCATGTTGGAAGCCGAGCAAAAATACCCGGACATGTGCATCCCCATGATGGGGCTGCATCCCTGTGATGTGAAGAAGGGTTTTGAAAAAGAGCTTTACATTATGGAGGACTGGTTGGCCAAGCGTGAGTTTGTTGCCATCGGGGAGATAGGTACAGACCTTTATTGGGACAAAAGCCTTTTTGAATTGCAAAAGGAAGCTTTGAAGATTCAGGTTGCCTGGGCAAAAGAAAAGCATCTTCCTATCATACTTCATTGTAGGGAATCCATTGATGAGACCATTGAAATTATAAAGCAAGAGAAAGATGACCGTTTAACTGGGATTTTCCATTGTTTTACTGGTTCCATTAGCCAAGCCAAAGAAATTATTGATATGGGATTTTTGTTGGGCATAGGCGGTGTCTCAACTTTCAAAAATGGAGGTTTGGATAAAGTTTTGCCTGAGATAGGTCTTGAAAATCTTGTTTTAGAAACGGACGGGCCATATTTGGCACCTGTGCCACACCGAGGGAAAAGAAATTCTCCAGAGTATATTCCAATAATAGCAGAAAGAGTAGGTGATTTGACAGAAAGTACGATTGATAAGGTCGCTGAAATTACTAATTTGAATGCCAACAAAGTTTTTAACCGATCTAATGTATGA
- a CDS encoding asparaginase, which produces MNYKIVRLNTAAKSEIKSSVLIIYTGGTLGMAYDESGSLVPFNFGQILEKIPNLTNMNIAITVISFPEPIDSSNVNMQHWVDMAYIIYENYDTYDGFVVLHGTDTMAYSASMLSFMLKGLSKPVIFTGAQLPISAMRSDARENLMTSLEIAISKANGKPIVPEVCIFFNHLLLRGNRAKKMQSVHFDAFESENYPPLAESGIVIDYNYSAIKPFKEGVQLKYLNKLDKRVMILKLFPGITSEVIDSCFRIEGLRGVVMETYGSGNSPTEPWFIESVQKAVEKGIIILNVSQCNGGRVIQGRYETSKELKRLGVLSGGDITSEAAICKMMFLLANETDEDEIRRKLITPIAGEMSLTSN; this is translated from the coding sequence ATGAATTATAAGATCGTAAGATTAAATACCGCTGCAAAAAGCGAAATCAAATCCTCAGTTTTGATCATTTATACAGGGGGGACTTTGGGAATGGCTTATGATGAGTCAGGTTCCTTGGTGCCTTTTAACTTTGGTCAAATCCTGGAGAAGATACCCAACTTGACCAATATGAATATTGCCATTACGGTGATATCATTTCCCGAGCCGATAGATTCTTCTAATGTCAATATGCAGCATTGGGTGGATATGGCTTATATCATATATGAAAATTATGATACTTATGATGGTTTTGTGGTACTTCACGGGACAGATACTATGGCCTATTCAGCTTCGATGCTGAGTTTTATGCTGAAAGGACTGAGTAAGCCCGTGATCTTTACTGGAGCTCAACTTCCCATCAGTGCAATGCGCTCAGATGCTAGGGAGAACCTGATGACTTCTTTGGAAATAGCTATTTCCAAAGCCAATGGCAAACCTATCGTACCTGAAGTTTGTATCTTTTTTAACCACTTATTACTGAGAGGTAATAGGGCCAAGAAGATGCAGAGCGTGCATTTTGATGCATTTGAGTCTGAAAATTATCCTCCCTTGGCTGAGTCGGGCATCGTGATCGATTATAATTACTCTGCCATTAAGCCATTTAAGGAAGGGGTGCAGTTAAAATACCTCAACAAGCTGGATAAACGGGTGATGATCCTAAAGCTGTTTCCGGGGATTACGTCAGAAGTAATTGACAGTTGTTTCAGAATTGAAGGTTTAAGGGGAGTGGTAATGGAAACCTATGGTTCGGGAAATAGTCCTACTGAGCCTTGGTTTATAGAAAGTGTTCAGAAGGCAGTAGAAAAAGGAATAATTATTTTAAATGTTTCCCAATGTAATGGCGGTAGGGTAATCCAAGGTAGGTATGAAACAAGTAAAGAACTGAAGCGACTTGGGGTGCTTAGTGGAGGGGACATTACTTCAGAAGCAGCCATATGTAAGATGATGTTCCTGCTTGCCAATGAGACGGATGAGGATGAAATTAGAAGGAAGCTGATAACTCCTATTGCAGGAGAGATGTCATTGACCAGCAATTGA
- a CDS encoding biopolymer transporter ExbD, which yields MARKKNRMSQEVNAGSMADIAFLLLIFFLVTTTIASDKGITTILPPKQDPNVPPPDIKKNERNIFKILINSNDQLLVEDDFRDNTEGLDQEVKEFVLNFGNPNQENLDLFNSLPPSLKGEAGRSPESSDHPNEAVVSIKTNRGTSYELYLEVLDLVKKAYFEIYAERVGLTADEYRALSSRSAAEKELMERGKENIPMAISIAEPDKTGE from the coding sequence ATGGCAAGAAAGAAAAACCGAATGAGTCAGGAGGTAAATGCAGGTTCCATGGCGGATATCGCCTTCTTGCTACTTATCTTCTTTCTTGTAACAACAACAATTGCTTCTGACAAGGGTATTACGACCATCTTGCCTCCTAAGCAAGATCCGAATGTACCACCACCTGATATTAAAAAGAACGAGAGAAATATTTTTAAAATATTGATCAACTCAAACGACCAGTTATTGGTTGAAGATGATTTCAGGGACAACACTGAGGGATTGGATCAGGAAGTTAAAGAGTTTGTTTTAAACTTTGGAAATCCTAATCAAGAGAATTTGGATCTTTTCAATAGCCTTCCTCCTTCATTAAAAGGAGAGGCAGGTAGAAGCCCTGAATCTTCTGATCACCCTAATGAAGCAGTAGTATCTATCAAGACCAATCGTGGCACCAGCTATGAGCTATACCTAGAGGTACTTGATTTAGTTAAGAAAGCGTATTTTGAGATCTATGCTGAAAGAGTGGGATTGACTGCTGACGAATACAGGGCATTGTCCAGTAGAAGTGCAGCCGAGAAAGAGTTGATGGAAAGAGGTAAGGAGAATATCCCAATGGCAATATCGATCGCAGAACCAGATAAAACAGGAGAATAA
- a CDS encoding MotA/TolQ/ExbB proton channel family protein — protein MKKLIALFMLTGLLLSPVITKAQDTAEEASAGDTTEMMMEEEVAPDPAPVMADDEIVVEDQPFHQIIKDKFIEGDPTFMTPVLICLILGLAVALERIITLNLSTTNTKKLLAKVEDALDQGGIEAAKDVTKSTKGPVASIFTQGLMRYSEGIEMVEKSIIAYGSVEMGRLEKGLVWISLFISLAPMLGFMGTVIGMIGAFDSIEAAGDISPSLVAGGIKIALLTTVAGLIVAIILQLFYNYCVAKIDSLVNDMEDASITLVDILVKHKLTK, from the coding sequence ATGAAAAAGTTAATCGCTTTGTTCATGCTTACCGGACTGCTTTTATCTCCGGTTATCACAAAAGCACAAGACACCGCAGAAGAGGCTTCTGCTGGAGACACTACTGAAATGATGATGGAGGAAGAAGTCGCTCCAGATCCTGCGCCAGTGATGGCTGATGATGAGATCGTGGTAGAAGACCAACCATTCCACCAAATAATCAAGGATAAGTTCATCGAAGGTGACCCAACCTTTATGACTCCGGTATTGATCTGTTTGATTTTGGGTCTTGCAGTAGCTCTGGAAAGAATCATTACCCTTAACCTTTCCACTACTAACACCAAAAAACTTCTTGCTAAAGTAGAAGATGCTCTTGACCAAGGCGGTATTGAAGCTGCTAAAGATGTTACTAAAAGCACTAAAGGTCCTGTAGCTTCTATCTTTACTCAAGGTTTGATGAGATATTCTGAAGGTATTGAGATGGTTGAAAAATCAATCATTGCTTATGGTTCTGTTGAAATGGGCCGTTTGGAAAAAGGATTGGTTTGGATTTCCCTATTTATCTCCCTTGCTCCAATGCTTGGTTTCATGGGTACGGTAATTGGTATGATCGGTGCCTTTGACTCTATCGAAGCAGCTGGTGATATCTCTCCATCTCTTGTAGCAGGTGGTATTAAAATTGCCCTTTTGACTACTGTAGCAGGTTTGATCGTAGCGATTATCCTACAGTTGTTCTATAACTATTGTGTGGCGAAAATCGACTCTTTGGTAAACGATATGGAGGATGCTTCTATCACTTTGGTAGATATCCTAGTTAAGCACAAGTTGACTAAGTAA
- a CDS encoding glycosyltransferase, with the protein MMFFVALVLVGLLLVQDFLLCFFIFFNFKDYSKRDVDLPMVSVLLPARNEASTVKACLKSFESINYPPEKIEFIVGNDQSEDHTGQILRDWSNEFSNRTYVEIKTRYSHLNGKANALAQMAQVATGELLLFTDADCRTNEFWVKEMVSAFEPRYGLIVGVTEVAGENIFERLQGMDWWITLGMIKVTADLGKLLTAVGNNMLVSREAYEAIGGYESLGFSVTEDFALGQAVMEKGYDPIHQMTSKSLVYTKGEKSFFQLMRQRKRWMRGALSLPFRWKLLLVLQALFFPAIITVLVFNVWLGGAIWFGKIWVQAAFIKKLAHNCKGKVNWGELFIFEVYHLVISWSTIVYYFWPSKINWKERRY; encoded by the coding sequence ATGATGTTCTTTGTCGCATTGGTATTGGTTGGTTTGTTACTGGTCCAGGACTTCTTGTTGTGTTTTTTTATTTTTTTCAATTTTAAAGATTACAGTAAAAGGGATGTTGATTTACCTATGGTGTCGGTTCTTTTACCTGCTCGAAATGAGGCGAGTACTGTAAAAGCATGCCTTAAGTCTTTTGAGTCTATTAATTACCCACCTGAAAAGATTGAATTTATAGTAGGTAATGACCAAAGTGAAGATCATACAGGACAGATTTTAAGAGATTGGTCCAATGAATTTTCCAATCGTACTTATGTGGAAATAAAAACGCGTTATTCCCATCTTAATGGTAAGGCTAATGCTTTGGCGCAAATGGCACAAGTAGCCACTGGAGAGCTTTTGCTGTTTACAGATGCGGATTGCAGGACTAATGAGTTTTGGGTAAAGGAAATGGTTAGCGCTTTTGAACCCCGATATGGGCTAATAGTTGGAGTGACAGAGGTGGCTGGTGAAAATATCTTTGAGAGGCTTCAAGGAATGGATTGGTGGATTACCCTTGGAATGATTAAAGTTACCGCAGATTTAGGAAAGCTCTTAACTGCTGTCGGGAACAATATGCTGGTAAGCAGGGAGGCTTATGAAGCTATAGGAGGTTATGAGTCACTTGGATTTTCAGTGACAGAAGATTTTGCGCTTGGACAAGCCGTGATGGAAAAAGGGTATGATCCTATTCATCAAATGACTTCTAAAAGTTTGGTATATACTAAGGGTGAAAAAAGCTTTTTTCAGTTGATGCGCCAAAGAAAGCGGTGGATGCGTGGAGCTTTGAGCCTACCCTTTCGATGGAAACTTTTGCTGGTACTGCAGGCTTTGTTTTTTCCTGCCATCATTACAGTGCTTGTTTTTAACGTATGGCTTGGAGGAGCAATATGGTTTGGGAAAATATGGGTTCAAGCTGCATTTATTAAGAAGTTAGCCCATAATTGTAAGGGTAAAGTGAATTGGGGAGAATTATTTATTTTTGAAGTTTATCATCTAGTAATTTCATGGTCAACAATAGTGTATTATTTTTGGCCTTCGAAAATTAATTGGAAAGAGAGGAGATACTGA
- a CDS encoding biopolymer transporter ExbD encodes MAKFKKKTKTEENIPTSALPDIIFMLLFFFMVTTVLREQELLVEQKLPQASQLQKLEKKSLISYLFVGKPKNPNMYGSEPRIQANDALITTNDILLWVNQEKDNLSEAERDQIYISLKADRDVKMGPIADIQLELREADARKILYASVGKTTTE; translated from the coding sequence ATGGCTAAGTTTAAGAAAAAGACCAAGACCGAAGAAAATATTCCTACGTCAGCCTTGCCAGATATTATCTTTATGCTGTTGTTCTTCTTTATGGTGACCACTGTACTAAGGGAACAAGAGTTATTGGTAGAGCAAAAGTTGCCTCAGGCTTCTCAGCTTCAAAAGCTTGAGAAAAAGTCTCTGATATCTTATCTTTTCGTAGGAAAGCCTAAGAATCCAAATATGTACGGTAGTGAACCAAGAATTCAAGCTAATGATGCTTTGATTACTACCAATGATATTTTGCTCTGGGTTAACCAAGAAAAAGACAATTTATCAGAAGCTGAAAGAGATCAAATTTATATTTCCCTAAAGGCCGACCGTGATGTGAAAATGGGGCCGATAGCTGATATACAGCTTGAACTTAGAGAAGCGGATGCTAGAAAAATTCTATATGCTTCCGTTGGTAAAACAACAACTGAGTAA
- the asnS gene encoding asparagine--tRNA ligase, with amino-acid sequence MAFNKRSKIKLLLESDKIGEQATIMGWVRTKRSNKSVSFIAVNDGSIINNYQVVADPNVINEDTLRRINTGACIKVTGKVVASQGSGQDSELVAESIEVLGEADAEKYPLQPKKHSMEFLRDIAHLRMRTNTFGAVFRVRHALAFAVHQYFNNKGFFYIHTPIITASDAEGAGETFKVTTLDIKNPPLTEEGNINYTEDFFERETNLTVSGQLEGELAAMALSEIYTFGPTFRAENSNTTRHLAEFWMIEPEMAFYDAEDNQDLAEDFLKSIISYAMENCKEDLLFLDKRAAEENAKKPVNERSEMGLLERLQFVVEHDFERLTYTEAIEILRNSKPNKKKKFKYLIEEWGADLQSEHERFLVEKHFKKPVILTDYPKEIKAFYMKQNEDGKTVAAMDILFPGIGEIVGGSQREESLEKLTARMDELEISQEELYWYLDTRRFGTTPHAGFGLGFERMVQFVTGMGNIRDVIAFPRTPGNAEF; translated from the coding sequence ATGGCATTCAACAAACGATCAAAGATTAAATTATTGCTGGAAAGTGATAAAATCGGAGAACAGGCTACTATCATGGGCTGGGTCAGAACAAAAAGAAGCAATAAAAGCGTCTCTTTTATTGCGGTTAATGACGGCTCTATTATTAACAATTACCAAGTAGTTGCAGACCCGAATGTCATTAATGAGGACACTTTAAGGAGAATTAACACAGGCGCTTGTATTAAAGTAACTGGAAAAGTAGTCGCTTCTCAAGGATCTGGTCAAGACTCTGAACTGGTAGCGGAAAGTATTGAGGTGTTGGGTGAGGCTGACGCTGAAAAATACCCTTTGCAGCCCAAAAAGCACTCCATGGAATTCCTTCGCGACATTGCCCACTTGAGGATGAGAACCAATACTTTTGGTGCTGTATTCAGAGTAAGGCATGCTTTGGCTTTCGCTGTGCACCAATATTTCAACAACAAAGGTTTCTTTTACATTCACACACCCATTATCACAGCTTCTGATGCTGAGGGAGCAGGTGAAACTTTTAAGGTTACCACTCTAGATATTAAAAACCCTCCTCTAACTGAAGAAGGTAACATCAACTATACGGAGGATTTCTTTGAAAGAGAAACCAACCTAACCGTATCTGGTCAATTGGAAGGTGAGTTGGCTGCCATGGCCCTATCAGAGATTTACACTTTCGGCCCAACATTCAGAGCTGAAAACTCAAACACGACAAGGCATTTGGCTGAATTTTGGATGATCGAACCAGAAATGGCTTTCTATGATGCTGAAGATAATCAAGATTTAGCTGAGGATTTCCTGAAGTCCATCATCTCTTATGCGATGGAAAATTGTAAGGAAGACCTCCTATTCTTAGATAAAAGAGCTGCTGAAGAAAATGCTAAGAAGCCGGTAAACGAACGCAGTGAAATGGGATTGTTAGAAAGGCTTCAATTTGTGGTAGAACATGATTTTGAAAGATTGACCTATACTGAGGCCATTGAAATCCTTCGAAACTCTAAACCGAACAAAAAGAAAAAGTTCAAATACCTAATTGAGGAATGGGGAGCTGATCTTCAATCTGAACATGAAAGGTTCTTGGTGGAAAAACACTTCAAAAAGCCAGTAATCCTGACAGACTACCCTAAGGAAATCAAAGCTTTCTATATGAAGCAAAACGAGGATGGGAAAACTGTTGCAGCGATGGATATTCTGTTCCCGGGTATTGGTGAGATTGTTGGGGGATCCCAAAGAGAAGAAAGCCTTGAAAAACTTACGGCCAGGATGGATGAGTTGGAAATTAGCCAAGAAGAACTTTACTGGTATTTAGATACCCGAAGATTCGGAACCACCCCACATGCTGGTTTTGGGCTCGGATTTGAAAGAATGGTCCAATTTGTCACTGGAATGGGTAATATCAGGGACGTGATAGCCTTTCCAAGAACACCTGGAAACGCAGAATTTTAA
- a CDS encoding MFS transporter, with protein sequence MNLDRKKVHFAWAMYDWANSVYSLVITSTIFPVYYNSVTKSVSGSDIVSFFGFDIVNTVLYSWSISFSFLVIAILSPLLSGMADYGGKKLLFMEIFALLGSISCIGLFFFDGTNLEFGIICSVLASVGYAGSIVFYNAFLPEISNSDEYDMLSAKGFALGYIGSVILLIINLVMIQKPEFFGIEDGGVAARWSFLMTGVWWAGFALIPFNVLPRKSKKNDKEVSLLWAGYKEINTVFKELRRKPDMKRFLLSFLFYSMGVQTVMYMAASFGDKELALEGDKLIITILIIQVVAILGSYFFAWVSKLRGNKVSLMSMVIIWVGICLAAYFVTTEMEFYALAFVVGLVMGGIQAISRSSYSKLIPVGTNDTASYFSFYDVTEKLGIVFGTFSYGFIEQFTGSMRVSSLVLGIFFVLGMMFLLRVRFPGYKLVNT encoded by the coding sequence ATGAATCTTGACCGTAAAAAAGTGCATTTTGCATGGGCTATGTATGATTGGGCCAATTCAGTCTATAGTTTAGTAATTACTTCTACTATATTTCCAGTATATTATAATAGTGTCACCAAGTCTGTTTCGGGAAGTGATATTGTATCTTTTTTTGGATTTGATATCGTGAATACCGTATTGTATTCCTGGTCGATTTCCTTTTCTTTCTTAGTTATAGCTATTCTTTCCCCACTTTTGTCCGGTATGGCAGATTATGGAGGTAAAAAATTACTTTTCATGGAGATATTTGCTCTATTAGGTTCTATATCGTGTATTGGTTTATTTTTCTTTGATGGAACCAATCTTGAATTTGGTATAATCTGTAGCGTATTGGCCAGTGTAGGTTATGCTGGGAGTATTGTGTTTTATAATGCTTTCTTACCTGAGATAAGCAATAGTGATGAATATGACATGCTTAGTGCGAAAGGTTTCGCTTTAGGTTATATTGGAAGTGTCATTTTACTTATTATTAACCTTGTGATGATTCAAAAGCCGGAGTTCTTTGGGATTGAAGATGGAGGCGTTGCTGCTAGATGGTCTTTTTTGATGACAGGCGTTTGGTGGGCCGGCTTTGCATTGATTCCGTTTAATGTTCTACCTAGAAAATCTAAGAAAAACGATAAAGAAGTTTCTTTACTATGGGCTGGGTACAAGGAAATTAATACTGTCTTTAAAGAATTAAGAAGGAAGCCTGATATGAAGCGGTTTTTACTCTCTTTTTTGTTTTATAGCATGGGTGTACAGACAGTAATGTATATGGCTGCTTCATTTGGAGATAAAGAATTGGCTTTGGAAGGTGATAAACTGATCATAACAATTTTGATCATTCAGGTAGTTGCTATTTTGGGAAGCTACTTCTTTGCTTGGGTTTCTAAGCTTAGGGGAAATAAAGTTTCTCTTATGAGCATGGTTATCATTTGGGTGGGAATTTGTCTTGCAGCTTATTTTGTGACCACAGAAATGGAGTTCTATGCTCTAGCATTTGTTGTTGGTTTGGTTATGGGAGGAATTCAAGCTATTTCCCGATCATCATATTCCAAACTGATTCCAGTAGGGACAAATGACACTGCTTCCTACTTTAGTTTTTATGATGTGACTGAAAAATTGGGAATTGTATTTGGTACTTTTTCATACGGGTTTATTGAGCAATTTACTGGAAGTATGAGAGTGAGCTCTTTAGTACTTGGAATATTTTTTGTATTGGGTATGATGTTTTTGTTGCGAGTTAGGTTCCCAGGGTATAAATTGGTAAATACTTAA
- a CDS encoding polysaccharide deacetylase family protein, with protein MIIHYVPGLIKRLFPRYIWNKSREEAKVYLTFDDGPVPEITPYILDQLSERGMKATFFMVGDNVKKYPEIAQRVVEEGHQIGNHTFNHLQGNRVNTTAYINNVSHCNDIIQEVTGNVTGLFRPPYGRLKRSQLKVLSGQYQIIMWDVLSGDYDPRQPPMQCLSKTIKYTQNGSIILFHDQLKTVSIIKKVLPSYLDYLQDQKYQTEVL; from the coding sequence ATGATCATTCATTATGTGCCTGGACTTATCAAGCGCCTTTTTCCAAGATATATCTGGAATAAATCCAGGGAAGAGGCTAAGGTCTATTTGACTTTTGATGATGGGCCTGTTCCGGAAATCACACCTTATATATTGGATCAGCTATCTGAAAGAGGAATGAAGGCAACATTTTTCATGGTAGGAGATAATGTTAAAAAGTACCCGGAAATTGCTCAGAGGGTAGTGGAGGAAGGTCACCAAATTGGCAACCATACTTTTAACCATTTACAAGGGAATAGAGTAAATACAACAGCTTATATTAATAATGTGTCTCATTGCAATGATATTATCCAAGAAGTGACTGGTAATGTGACGGGGTTGTTTAGACCTCCTTATGGGAGATTAAAGCGGAGCCAGTTAAAAGTACTTTCAGGTCAATACCAAATCATTATGTGGGATGTGCTTTCCGGAGACTATGATCCGCGACAACCACCAATGCAATGTTTGTCCAAAACAATAAAATATACCCAAAATGGTTCAATCATATTGTTTCATGATCAGCTAAAAACGGTCTCTATTATCAAGAAAGTTTTACCATCATACCTAGACTATCTACAAGACCAAAAATATCAAACAGAAGTGTTATGA